The Oceanibaculum indicum P24 genome has a window encoding:
- a CDS encoding gamma-glutamyltransferase family protein, which translates to DGAAAAIRYAAEGFPTHALLADYVSANAKAYARWDANKAIYLPNGRPPKVGELFVQSDLARTLTYMADQEKAAGGGRKEGLRAARDAFYKGDIARTIARYHAENDGWMTEQDLADFSVTFEKPVSGRFNGMTVYTCDVWCQGPVLIQMLNLLKGIDLRGLGHNSPSYIHLLTEAMKLSFADREAYYGDPRFVDVPMAALLSDEYADLRRGLIDPNRAWPEMPPAGDPRNLRAILGNSGSKAPVRDGEPPLSPDTSYVCAVDRWGNVFSATPSDTSNDAPVIPGLGICPSSRGSQAFTQEGHASELMGGKRPRLTPNPALAVFDNGALMPFGTPGGDVQSQAMLQVLLNVGVFGMDTQSAIDAPRFATYSFPDSFAPHPYYPGRLTLEGRIERRTQDALAALGHDVVSWPDWTWKAGGVCAIVADPATGLKAGGADRRRPSGVAGL; encoded by the coding sequence CGATGGGGCGGCGGCGGCCATCCGCTACGCCGCCGAGGGCTTCCCGACCCATGCGCTGCTGGCCGATTACGTCTCCGCCAATGCCAAAGCCTATGCGCGCTGGGATGCCAACAAGGCGATCTACCTGCCGAATGGCCGCCCGCCGAAGGTGGGGGAGCTGTTCGTGCAGAGCGATCTTGCCCGCACCCTGACCTATATGGCGGATCAGGAGAAGGCCGCCGGCGGCGGCCGGAAAGAGGGCTTGCGCGCCGCACGCGACGCTTTCTACAAGGGCGATATCGCCCGGACCATCGCCCGCTACCATGCCGAGAATGATGGCTGGATGACGGAGCAGGACCTGGCCGATTTCTCGGTCACTTTCGAGAAGCCGGTCTCCGGGCGCTTCAACGGCATGACGGTCTATACCTGCGATGTCTGGTGCCAGGGGCCGGTGCTGATCCAGATGCTGAACCTGCTGAAGGGCATCGACCTGCGCGGCCTGGGCCATAACAGCCCTTCCTATATCCATCTGCTGACCGAGGCGATGAAGCTGTCCTTCGCCGACCGCGAGGCCTATTACGGTGATCCGCGCTTCGTCGATGTGCCGATGGCGGCGCTGCTGTCTGACGAGTATGCCGATCTGCGGCGCGGGCTGATCGACCCGAACAGGGCCTGGCCGGAGATGCCGCCGGCGGGCGATCCCCGCAATCTGCGCGCCATTCTCGGCAACAGCGGAAGCAAGGCACCGGTCCGTGATGGCGAGCCGCCGCTGTCGCCCGATACCTCCTATGTCTGCGCGGTGGACCGCTGGGGCAATGTGTTCTCCGCCACGCCCAGCGACACCTCGAACGACGCGCCGGTGATTCCGGGGCTGGGCATCTGCCCGTCCTCGCGCGGCTCCCAGGCTTTCACGCAGGAAGGCCATGCCAGCGAGCTGATGGGCGGCAAGCGCCCGCGGCTGACGCCGAACCCGGCGCTGGCGGTGTTTGACAATGGCGCCTTGATGCCGTTCGGCACGCCGGGCGGCGATGTTCAGTCGCAGGCCATGCTGCAGGTGCTGCTGAATGTCGGCGTGTTCGGCATGGACACGCAGTCGGCCATCGACGCGCCGCGCTTTGCGACATACAGCTTCCCCGATTCCTTCGCGCCGCACCCCTATTACCCGGGCCGCCTCACGCTGGAGGGGCGGATCGAGCGCCGGACGCAGGACGCCCTCGCCGCCCTTGGCCACGATGTCGTATCCTGGCCGGACTGGACCTGGAAGGCTGGCGGCGTGTGCGCCATCGTCGCCGATCCGGCGACCGGGCTGAAGGCCGGGGGCGCGGACCGCCGCCGGCCGTCCGGCGTGGCGGGGCTGTAA
- the panB gene encoding 3-methyl-2-oxobutanoate hydroxymethyltransferase: MSTPTKDRPIGVPDIRARKGGQPLVCLTAYTAPIAKLLDPHVDLLLVGDSLAMVVYGMDSTLGVSLDMMIAHGKAVTRSARHACVVVDLPFGSYEESPEQAYRAAARVLAETGCAAVKLEGGVALALTIRFLAERNIPVLAHIGLTPQSVNAFGGFRVQGRGEEEAARVMADAKAIEEAGAFAVVIEGVPEPLGRAITEAIDIPTIGIGASPACDGQILVTDDMLGLFSDFTPKFVKRFASLGASVEQAVQSYAAEVTARRFPGPEHCFGTAKPKGAA; this comes from the coding sequence ATGAGTACACCGACCAAGGACCGTCCCATCGGCGTTCCCGATATCCGCGCCCGCAAGGGCGGGCAGCCGCTGGTCTGCCTGACCGCCTATACCGCGCCCATCGCGAAGCTGCTGGACCCGCATGTCGATCTGCTGCTGGTCGGCGATTCGCTGGCGATGGTGGTCTATGGCATGGACTCCACGCTGGGCGTGTCGCTGGACATGATGATCGCCCATGGCAAGGCGGTTACGCGTTCGGCCCGCCATGCCTGCGTGGTGGTCGATCTGCCCTTCGGCTCCTACGAGGAATCGCCGGAGCAGGCCTACCGCGCCGCCGCGCGGGTGCTGGCGGAGACCGGCTGCGCGGCGGTGAAGCTGGAAGGCGGGGTGGCGCTGGCGCTGACCATCCGCTTCCTGGCGGAGCGCAATATCCCGGTGCTGGCCCATATTGGCCTGACGCCGCAATCGGTGAACGCCTTCGGCGGCTTCCGCGTGCAGGGGCGGGGTGAGGAGGAGGCCGCGCGCGTCATGGCAGATGCGAAGGCAATAGAGGAAGCCGGCGCCTTTGCCGTGGTCATCGAGGGCGTGCCGGAGCCGCTGGGCCGCGCCATCACGGAGGCCATCGATATTCCCACCATCGGTATCGGCGCCTCGCCGGCCTGCGACGGGCAGATCCTCGTGACCGACGACATGCTGGGGTTGTTCTCCGACTTCACGCCGAAATTCGTGAAGCGCTTCGCCTCGCTGGGTGCCTCGGTGGAGCAGGCGGTCCAGTCCTACGCCGCGGAGGTGACGGCGCGACGCTTCCCCGGCCCGGAACATTGCTTTGGCACGGCTAAGCCGAAGGGGGCGGCATGA
- the panC gene encoding pantoate--beta-alanine ligase, with product MSDLPRIVRTVADLRQQVAAWRAEGLTVALVPTMGALHEGHLSLMRQGAEMCDRVVATIFVNPTQFAPSEDLDSYPRREAQDVAALRAAGVPLLFAPDVTEMYPNGFSTTVTVATVSEGLCGARRPGHFAGVATVVAKLLLQALPDVAIFGEKDYQQLQVIRRMARDLDIPVRIEGGETVREADGLALSSRNAYLTAEERAAAPALHRVLVEVAARIRHGAAPAQALADAAAVLEDEGFGPVEYVELRDAETLAPDPAPGRPGRLLAAAWLGKTRLIDNIAV from the coding sequence ATGAGCGATCTTCCCCGCATCGTCCGGACTGTTGCCGATCTGCGCCAGCAGGTCGCGGCCTGGCGCGCCGAGGGGCTGACGGTCGCGCTGGTGCCGACCATGGGCGCGCTGCATGAGGGGCATTTGTCGCTGATGCGGCAGGGCGCTGAAATGTGCGACCGGGTGGTGGCGACGATCTTCGTGAACCCGACGCAGTTCGCACCCAGCGAGGATCTGGATTCCTACCCGCGCCGCGAGGCACAGGATGTCGCCGCCCTGCGCGCGGCCGGCGTGCCGCTGCTGTTCGCGCCGGATGTGACGGAGATGTACCCCAACGGTTTCTCCACCACCGTTACCGTGGCGACAGTCAGCGAAGGTCTGTGTGGCGCGCGCCGGCCCGGCCATTTCGCCGGCGTGGCCACGGTGGTCGCCAAGCTGCTGCTGCAGGCGCTGCCGGATGTCGCGATCTTCGGCGAGAAGGATTACCAGCAGCTGCAGGTGATCCGCCGCATGGCGCGCGATCTCGACATTCCGGTGCGCATCGAGGGTGGGGAGACGGTGCGAGAGGCGGACGGCCTCGCCCTGTCCTCCCGCAACGCCTATCTGACCGCGGAGGAGCGTGCGGCGGCGCCGGCGCTGCATCGCGTACTGGTAGAGGTCGCCGCGCGCATCCGGCATGGCGCCGCGCCGGCCCAGGCGCTGGCCGACGCGGCGGCCGTGCTGGAGGATGAGGGCTTCGGCCCGGTGGAATATGTCGAGCTGCGCGATGCGGAGACACTGGCCCCTGATCCCGCCCCAGGGCGGCCAGGCCGGCTGCTGGCCGCCGCCTGGCTCGGCAAGACGCGCCTGATCGACAATATCGCAGTATAG
- a CDS encoding alpha/beta fold hydrolase has translation MKFGFRWVLVLFLAALLPALLPGGPVRAEEKPAIIFVPGFMTSEIYEGKRRIWLSESPASAEADFRRMIVKDGPAEPRDGLTANRIMPDYDAFVAALRAHGSVHPFPYDWRQSVFTSAAQLDRFIAEEPALRDARRIVLVAHSMGGLVATAFAQNPAGAFRHSARVVKLITMGTPYLGSVQTVLDARNGIELAPGKIMPSRAYQQWTNSFPGFYEMLPAYLDGPGGQPCCADLTGDEKRPLALWRYADWQRIDWIAGTYDPAAVARTLETGVSGIRQAVGRWRADMPGWVFPIAGLTDWKGDTATTTSLSFIAKDGQLSAGKGDECTSDTVTCGPGDQAVAQFSASLGRASGVLGQQAGSCSVRLGIGPDGPIFHGDITDDVTVRASVFAALKAKDNADRWCRQQG, from the coding sequence ATGAAATTCGGTTTCCGTTGGGTTTTGGTCCTGTTCCTCGCCGCATTGCTACCAGCGCTTCTTCCCGGCGGGCCGGTCCGCGCCGAGGAGAAGCCGGCCATCATCTTCGTGCCGGGCTTCATGACCTCGGAGATCTATGAGGGCAAGCGGCGGATCTGGCTGTCCGAAAGCCCGGCCAGTGCCGAGGCGGATTTCCGGCGCATGATCGTGAAGGATGGCCCGGCCGAGCCGCGCGACGGGCTGACCGCGAACCGGATCATGCCGGATTACGATGCCTTCGTGGCGGCGCTGCGCGCCCATGGCAGCGTGCATCCCTTCCCCTATGACTGGCGGCAGAGCGTCTTCACCAGTGCTGCGCAGCTCGACCGTTTCATCGCGGAGGAACCGGCACTGCGCGATGCACGGCGCATCGTGCTGGTCGCCCATTCGATGGGTGGCCTCGTCGCCACCGCCTTCGCGCAGAATCCGGCGGGTGCCTTCCGGCACAGCGCCCGCGTGGTGAAGCTCATCACCATGGGTACGCCCTATCTGGGCTCCGTGCAGACCGTGCTGGATGCCCGCAACGGCATCGAGCTGGCGCCCGGCAAGATCATGCCGTCGCGCGCCTATCAGCAATGGACGAACAGCTTCCCCGGTTTCTACGAGATGCTGCCGGCCTATCTGGACGGGCCGGGCGGGCAGCCCTGCTGCGCCGATCTGACCGGCGACGAGAAGCGCCCGCTGGCGCTGTGGCGCTATGCAGACTGGCAGCGGATTGACTGGATCGCGGGCACCTACGATCCCGCCGCAGTGGCGCGCACGCTGGAGACCGGCGTCAGCGGCATCCGCCAGGCGGTCGGGCGCTGGCGCGCCGACATGCCGGGCTGGGTGTTCCCCATCGCCGGCCTCACCGACTGGAAGGGCGACACGGCGACGACGACCTCACTCTCCTTCATTGCGAAGGACGGGCAGCTTTCGGCCGGCAAGGGCGACGAATGCACCAGCGATACCGTCACCTGCGGGCCGGGCGATCAGGCGGTGGCGCAGTTCAGCGCCAGCCTGGGCCGGGCATCGGGCGTGCTGGGCCAGCAGGCGGGCAGCTGCTCCGTACGGCTGGGCATCGGGCCGGACGGGCCGATCTTCCATGGCGATATCACCGACGATGTGACCGTCCGTGCCTCGGTCTTCGCCGCCTTGAAGGCGAAAGACAATGCCGACCGCTGGTGCCGGCAGCAGGGGTAG
- a CDS encoding MarR family winged helix-turn-helix transcriptional regulator, translating to MNRIDRILTQWNRERPDLDVTAMGEIGRYLRVARYFRREMEATFAKHGLNGATFDVLATLRRSGPPHALSPGDLMAATMVSSGTVTNRIDQLQKAGLVERRQNPADRRGFIVALTEKGFAVIEQAVADHVATQTRLICAFSPEQRAALDALLRAYLSAVPEA from the coding sequence ATGAATCGGATCGACAGAATTCTCACGCAATGGAACCGCGAGCGGCCGGACCTCGATGTGACCGCGATGGGCGAGATCGGGCGTTATCTGCGCGTGGCGCGCTATTTCCGGCGGGAGATGGAGGCCACCTTCGCCAAGCACGGGCTGAATGGCGCCACCTTCGATGTGCTGGCGACCCTGCGCCGGTCCGGCCCGCCGCATGCGCTGTCACCGGGCGACCTGATGGCGGCAACGATGGTCAGCTCCGGCACGGTGACCAACCGCATCGACCAGTTGCAGAAGGCAGGGCTGGTGGAACGGCGCCAGAACCCGGCGGACCGGCGCGGTTTCATCGTGGCGCTGACCGAGAAAGGCTTCGCGGTCATCGAGCAGGCTGTGGCCGACCATGTGGCGACCCAGACGCGGCTGATCTGCGCCTTCTCTCCGGAGCAACGGGCCGCACTGGATGCGCTGCTCAGGGCCTATCTGTCGGCGGTTCCGGAAGCCTGA
- a CDS encoding EamA family transporter has product MSRTSDLLLTAIAPAIWGSTYIVTTELLPDGYPLTVAMLRALPAGLLLLLLVRALPQGIWWTRAFVLGALNFSVFWWLLFVAAYSLPGGVAATVGAIQPLIVLLLARLALGSALRPLAVLAALAGIGGVAMLILTPAAALDPVGIAAGLGSAVSMALGTVLSRRWQPPVSPLTFAAWQLSAGGLLLLPAALWLEPPLPALSAANLLGLTYLGLIGAALTYILWFRGIARLEPSVVSPLGFLSPMTAEILGWAVLGQALSPLQLAGMAVVLGSVWLSQHAQRQLAQRQPLALPALRP; this is encoded by the coding sequence ATGTCGCGGACATCCGACCTGCTGCTGACCGCCATTGCGCCGGCGATCTGGGGCAGCACCTATATCGTCACCACCGAATTGCTGCCGGACGGCTATCCGCTGACCGTGGCGATGCTGCGCGCCCTGCCGGCAGGGCTTCTGCTGTTGCTGCTGGTGCGCGCGCTGCCGCAGGGCATCTGGTGGACCCGCGCCTTCGTTCTGGGGGCGCTGAATTTCTCGGTCTTCTGGTGGCTGCTGTTCGTTGCCGCCTACAGCCTGCCGGGCGGGGTCGCGGCGACGGTTGGTGCCATCCAGCCGCTGATCGTATTGCTGCTGGCCCGGCTGGCGCTGGGCTCGGCATTGCGGCCGCTGGCGGTGCTGGCCGCGCTGGCGGGGATTGGCGGGGTGGCGATGCTGATCCTCACCCCTGCCGCCGCGCTCGATCCCGTGGGGATCGCCGCCGGGCTGGGCAGTGCCGTCTCGATGGCGCTGGGCACGGTGCTCAGCCGGCGCTGGCAGCCGCCGGTTTCGCCGCTGACCTTTGCGGCCTGGCAGCTCAGCGCCGGCGGCCTCCTGCTGCTGCCGGCGGCGCTGTGGCTGGAGCCGCCTCTGCCGGCGCTGAGTGCGGCCAACCTGCTGGGGCTGACCTATCTGGGCCTTATCGGCGCCGCGCTGACCTACATCCTCTGGTTCCGGGGAATCGCCCGGCTGGAACCGTCCGTGGTGTCGCCACTGGGCTTCCTCAGCCCGATGACCGCCGAGATCCTCGGCTGGGCCGTGCTGGGGCAGGCGCTCAGCCCGCTGCAACTCGCCGGCATGGCGGTCGTGCTGGGCAGCGTTTGGCTCAGCCAGCACGCCCAACGGCAGCTCGCGCAGCGGCAGCCGCTCGCTCTGCCGGCATTGCGGCCCTGA
- a CDS encoding LysE family transporter, with the protein MDLLTMTGGIALIHLAAISSPGPTLFVVIRHASAGGASSAVGVVCGVLAATLIWSGSAALGLGTVMAALPWLKEAVRIAGGAYLAWIGLRMLLSAFRRQVGKGENPPAPATSTAAAFRSGFLTNLSNPKVIAYYASLFAVTVPQQGEPLAILLAILAAVTVSALWWSFVAGCLRLSRVRAGFLRARRALDAVFGVVLIGFGAKLLAGR; encoded by the coding sequence ATGGACCTCCTGACCATGACCGGCGGCATCGCCCTCATCCATCTGGCCGCGATAAGCAGCCCCGGCCCGACCCTGTTCGTGGTCATCCGCCACGCCTCGGCGGGCGGCGCGAGCAGCGCTGTCGGCGTGGTCTGCGGCGTGCTGGCCGCCACCCTTATCTGGTCGGGGTCCGCCGCGCTCGGTCTGGGCACGGTGATGGCGGCGCTGCCCTGGCTGAAAGAAGCGGTGCGCATCGCCGGTGGCGCCTACCTCGCCTGGATCGGCCTGCGTATGCTGCTGTCGGCCTTTCGCAGGCAAGTCGGAAAGGGGGAGAATCCGCCTGCGCCAGCCACAAGCACGGCAGCGGCGTTCCGCAGCGGCTTCCTGACCAACCTGTCGAACCCCAAGGTGATTGCCTATTACGCCAGCCTGTTTGCGGTCACCGTACCGCAGCAGGGCGAGCCCCTCGCCATTCTGCTGGCCATCCTGGCGGCGGTCACCGTGTCGGCGCTGTGGTGGAGCTTCGTTGCCGGCTGCCTCAGACTCAGCCGGGTACGCGCCGGCTTCCTGCGGGCGCGGCGGGCGCTCGACGCGGTGTTCGGTGTGGTGCTGATCGGCTTCGGCGCGAAACTGCTGGCCGGGCGGTGA
- a CDS encoding tyrosine-type recombinase/integrase: protein MKVKLTKTVVDKAEPVSGKDAEYWDSELPRFGLRVKPSGLKTFFVRYTTKTGRKRLLTVGGYPAMTVAEARDKARRLLLEVGNGADPKEEQDAKRKAETVAELCREYLERHARPNKRPKSIREDERNIRATVIPMLGKIKVADVTRRDIEDVLFAIGKDHKPTANRVRSLLSKMFNLAIAWGMRGDNPVRGVSRFAEQGKANYLPPEQASRLLNAALEHPNERAGRAIGLLTTTGARKGEVLNATWDQFDLEKGIWTKPASTTKQKKMHRVPLNEHAITILDRMRQDATGDEKFLFPGNVPGQPITDIKKFWQGLCRSLGLEGIRIHDLRHTYASILISQGETLEMIGQLLGHSQLVTTSRYAHLTEVKTRESANSFSAALSKAAESSNIIPLRRA from the coding sequence GTGAAGGTCAAGCTTACGAAAACAGTCGTCGACAAGGCGGAGCCGGTTTCGGGCAAGGACGCGGAATACTGGGATAGTGAGCTGCCGCGTTTTGGCCTGCGTGTGAAGCCCTCAGGTCTGAAGACATTCTTCGTTCGCTATACGACCAAGACAGGCCGCAAGCGGCTGCTCACGGTCGGCGGCTACCCGGCGATGACAGTGGCGGAGGCGCGTGATAAGGCGCGGCGGCTGTTGCTGGAGGTGGGCAACGGTGCGGACCCGAAGGAAGAACAGGACGCCAAACGGAAGGCCGAGACGGTAGCTGAACTCTGTCGGGAGTATCTCGAGCGGCATGCACGGCCAAACAAGCGGCCCAAGAGCATCCGAGAGGACGAGCGGAATATCCGCGCGACCGTGATCCCGATGTTGGGGAAGATCAAGGTTGCCGACGTTACCCGCCGCGATATCGAGGATGTCCTGTTCGCCATCGGCAAGGATCACAAGCCTACGGCTAATAGGGTCCGCTCACTGCTTTCGAAGATGTTCAATCTTGCCATCGCGTGGGGCATGCGAGGCGACAACCCGGTGCGCGGAGTGTCGCGGTTTGCCGAGCAGGGCAAGGCGAACTACCTGCCGCCGGAACAGGCGTCACGCCTGCTTAATGCCGCCCTTGAGCACCCCAACGAGAGAGCGGGGCGGGCCATCGGACTGCTCACGACGACCGGTGCGAGGAAAGGCGAGGTGCTTAACGCGACGTGGGATCAGTTCGATCTCGAGAAGGGTATCTGGACCAAGCCAGCCAGCACCACGAAGCAGAAGAAGATGCACCGCGTCCCGTTGAACGAGCACGCGATCACCATCCTTGACCGGATGCGGCAGGACGCCACCGGGGATGAGAAGTTCCTGTTTCCGGGTAATGTGCCGGGCCAGCCGATTACCGATATCAAGAAGTTCTGGCAGGGTTTGTGTCGCAGCCTTGGGCTGGAGGGCATCCGCATCCACGACCTGCGGCACACATACGCCTCGATCCTGATATCGCAGGGTGAGACGCTGGAAATGATCGGGCAGCTTCTCGGCCATAGTCAGCTCGTGACCACGAGCCGCTATGCGCACCTGACCGAAGTGAAGACGCGGGAATCGGCCAACAGCTTCTCTGCGGCGCTGTCCAAGGCGGCAGAATCATCGAACATCATCCCGTTGAGGCGGGCATAG
- a CDS encoding helix-turn-helix transcriptional regulator, translating into MILNIPTYLKTDQVAAILGVSVRTLENWRSTGGGPRFMRVGKRAVRYRPEDVQAFVEGMTFANTGEAQAAAA; encoded by the coding sequence ATGATCCTGAATATCCCGACCTACCTGAAGACCGACCAAGTCGCCGCAATCCTCGGTGTGTCTGTTCGGACGCTGGAGAACTGGCGTTCGACCGGCGGCGGGCCGCGCTTCATGCGTGTAGGCAAGCGGGCTGTCCGCTACCGCCCGGAGGACGTACAGGCCTTCGTGGAGGGGATGACCTTCGCCAACACGGGCGAGGCACAGGCGGCAGCGGCCTGA
- a CDS encoding KAP family P-loop NTPase fold protein has translation MTTLSADRPSTDPKDDLFGHAPFAKSLADSICRYPGSDGLVLALYGPWGSGKSTVLYYVAHYLNQRPEGERPAVVTFNPWWFSGQENLARAFLGQLQAVLPAKSEKFKKLGKLLGDFAEGIGGLIDLSGMTGGAGRQLGQLFRLGAKREPKDVPALKSGISKILKEAGKRILVIIDDIDRLTPEETRQLFTVIKALADFPNVVYLLAFDRDVAAKAIHQQSGLPGDRYLEKIIQVPFDLPLVDRVALRAALFQRLDQVLGDSSDGLFEQSYWTNVFFAGIDPLIKVPRDIVRFTNTLSVTYPAVRGEVNPVDFIALEAVRVFLPDLYDVVRTNPDRFSGHNRDDTHEGDRNAAQAFHHRWADEIPEPLRASTQALMERIFPKTGQTGYGADWLAEWRRKLRACHPDIFPTYFRLTVPLGAVSRSEMTALLSLAGSPTDFGNALVHAKAERRPDGLSKARALLERLMDHVEQDIPDAHIPTVVQALLNMGDGLIDPADERGMFDFGNVIRISRLVYHLLRRLAVDKRAEVLEAAMRAGSAIAVQSRLLRAVDKEVTKARESSEATLLRADEITRLKAVWLDRVRHLSGELGFLDHPELPRLIANWKDWTDGIEVREWCGQLTTTDGGLLKLLQKFLQHTSSQNMGDWAVHHRPRLNPSWLDSYIDIAASANRLRQLQRDGKVPDDAQEAVSQYLIEFEMLQSGRDPDGIDAFDD, from the coding sequence ATGACTACACTATCCGCCGACCGCCCGAGCACCGACCCGAAAGACGATCTTTTCGGACATGCGCCATTCGCGAAAAGCCTAGCAGACAGTATCTGTCGTTATCCAGGTAGCGACGGTTTGGTACTCGCGCTCTACGGTCCGTGGGGCTCTGGGAAATCCACGGTACTATACTACGTGGCCCACTACCTTAATCAGCGGCCTGAAGGGGAGCGGCCAGCCGTCGTGACCTTTAACCCTTGGTGGTTCTCTGGGCAGGAGAACTTGGCCCGCGCTTTCCTCGGCCAACTACAGGCCGTTCTGCCAGCCAAGAGCGAGAAATTCAAGAAGCTGGGAAAACTGCTGGGTGATTTCGCCGAAGGCATCGGCGGTCTGATTGACCTCTCTGGCATGACGGGGGGCGCTGGGAGGCAGCTCGGGCAGCTCTTCAGACTCGGGGCCAAGCGAGAACCGAAAGACGTACCCGCACTCAAGTCCGGGATCAGCAAGATACTCAAGGAGGCTGGAAAACGCATTCTGGTCATCATCGACGACATTGATCGACTGACCCCGGAAGAGACGCGCCAGCTATTCACGGTCATCAAGGCGCTGGCGGACTTCCCGAACGTCGTCTACTTGCTCGCTTTCGACCGCGACGTCGCCGCGAAGGCTATCCATCAGCAGAGCGGGCTACCCGGCGATCGCTATCTGGAGAAGATCATCCAGGTGCCGTTCGACTTGCCGCTGGTCGATCGTGTGGCGTTGCGGGCCGCACTGTTCCAACGTCTCGATCAGGTGTTGGGCGATTCGTCAGATGGGCTGTTCGAGCAGTCCTATTGGACGAATGTGTTCTTCGCTGGCATCGATCCACTGATCAAAGTGCCACGTGATATCGTTCGCTTCACGAACACCCTGTCTGTGACCTATCCGGCGGTGCGCGGGGAAGTCAATCCAGTCGATTTCATCGCACTCGAAGCCGTCAGAGTTTTCTTGCCCGATCTGTATGACGTCGTCCGGACGAACCCCGACAGATTCTCCGGTCACAACCGTGACGACACACATGAGGGCGATCGAAATGCTGCCCAAGCCTTTCACCATCGGTGGGCGGATGAGATACCGGAGCCGCTACGAGCGAGTACACAAGCGCTCATGGAACGTATATTTCCGAAGACTGGCCAAACGGGTTATGGCGCCGATTGGTTGGCCGAGTGGCGCAGGAAGCTACGTGCGTGTCACCCAGATATATTCCCGACCTATTTCCGACTGACCGTACCTCTCGGGGCAGTCAGCCGCAGCGAAATGACGGCACTGCTGAGTCTTGCTGGATCACCCACGGATTTCGGCAATGCACTCGTTCACGCCAAAGCGGAACGACGTCCCGACGGCTTATCGAAAGCGAGGGCCCTTCTCGAACGCCTGATGGATCACGTCGAACAAGACATCCCAGACGCGCATATCCCGACTGTCGTCCAAGCACTCCTCAACATGGGCGACGGACTGATCGATCCCGCCGATGAACGTGGGATGTTCGACTTCGGGAATGTTATTCGCATCTCTCGTCTCGTCTATCACCTACTGAGACGTCTGGCGGTTGATAAACGTGCCGAGGTTCTGGAGGCGGCGATGCGGGCTGGTAGTGCCATCGCAGTCCAGTCGAGGCTCTTGAGGGCAGTGGACAAGGAAGTCACAAAGGCCCGAGAATCCAGTGAAGCCACCCTGCTGAGAGCTGACGAAATCACCCGACTGAAGGCTGTATGGCTGGATCGAGTACGACACCTCTCAGGCGAACTGGGCTTCTTGGATCACCCAGAATTGCCGAGACTTATCGCCAACTGGAAGGACTGGACCGACGGCATTGAGGTACGAGAATGGTGCGGCCAGCTAACCACGACCGACGGTGGACTCTTGAAGCTGCTACAGAAATTTCTGCAGCACACCAGTTCGCAAAACATGGGTGATTGGGCGGTCCATCATCGACCTCGCCTCAATCCGAGCTGGCTGGATAGCTATATCGACATAGCCGCTAGTGCGAACCGACTCAGGCAGCTACAGCGCGATGGCAAGGTGCCTGACGATGCTCAAGAAGCCGTGTCTCAGTACCTGATAGAGTTTGAGATGCTCCAGTCTGGCAGAGATCCAGATGGTATCGACGCTTTCGATGACTAG
- a CDS encoding BRO-N domain-containing protein — MRRDKIEAQASQRRTTLAHTIRVVTIDGQPWFVAADVAAVLDFSTTAGAGWYARHLKDSERNTIIIRDGNRGNPLKTIINEAGLYRLIMRSDEPEARVFQNGVTRLRREQKKNFSH, encoded by the coding sequence ATGCGCAGGGATAAGATTGAGGCGCAGGCAAGCCAAAGACGGACCACACTGGCCCACACGATCCGCGTCGTGACCATCGACGGCCAGCCGTGGTTCGTGGCGGCTGACGTCGCTGCTGTTCTGGACTTCAGCACCACCGCTGGCGCTGGTTGGTACGCTCGACACCTCAAGGACAGCGAGCGGAATACCATCATCATTCGTGATGGTAATCGTGGGAACCCGCTCAAGACCATCATCAACGAGGCGGGTCTCTACAGGCTCATCATGCGCAGCGACGAACCGGAAGCGCGGGTGTTTCAGAACGGAGTGACGCGATTGCGACGAGAACAAAAAAAGAACTTTTCACACTAA